A stretch of Methylotuvimicrobium alcaliphilum 20Z DNA encodes these proteins:
- a CDS encoding ferritin-like domain-containing protein — translation MHQTITHRLTDALQDEYKSRATYRKVNEKFGPVRPFINIVEAEGRHVDALIALFEKYQIPVPEHRWSERITVPDTFEQACLNAVADEKANTAMYDQLIAASPEPDIRRVLENLQSASRDRHLPAFERNASRQGKGGMRKHG, via the coding sequence ATGCACCAAACCATAACTCATCGCTTAACTGACGCTTTGCAAGATGAATACAAATCGCGGGCGACTTACCGGAAAGTGAATGAAAAGTTCGGCCCGGTCCGCCCGTTCATCAACATAGTTGAGGCCGAGGGCCGTCATGTCGACGCCCTAATTGCATTGTTTGAGAAATATCAAATACCGGTACCGGAACATAGATGGTCTGAACGGATTACTGTTCCAGACACGTTTGAACAAGCTTGCCTGAATGCAGTCGCTGACGAAAAAGCCAATACTGCGATGTATGACCAGCTGATCGCTGCCAGTCCGGAACCTGATATTCGCCGGGTATTGGAAAACCTGCAATCCGCTTCCCGTGACCGTCATTTGCCGGCTTTCGAACGCAACGCTTCGAGACAGGGTAAAGGTGGCATGAGAAAACACGGTTAG
- a CDS encoding ZIP family metal transporter yields MLLWIMGFSALGSIGAVGCAALFLFFPKSIRKVLIPCLISYATGTLLGAAFLGMLPNALLKAPAVSVMATTLAGMVGFFVLEKLVIWRHSHDAEGQVDDRAASLILIGDAFHNFVDGALIAAAFLTSMPLGITTALAVIAHEIPQEVGDFAILLDSGYSRGKALLMNGLSSITTLPGALIAYYWLAEIREATPYILAIAAASFIYIATADLIPMLHRQVNTVAALRQLLLLLAGIATIAWFHFG; encoded by the coding sequence ATGTTGTTATGGATCATGGGATTTAGTGCCTTAGGCAGTATCGGAGCTGTTGGTTGCGCAGCCTTGTTTTTGTTTTTCCCTAAAAGCATTCGCAAAGTGCTTATCCCTTGTTTGATCAGTTATGCGACCGGGACTCTGCTCGGTGCCGCATTCCTGGGTATGCTTCCCAATGCACTGCTAAAAGCACCGGCCGTTTCGGTGATGGCTACGACGCTGGCAGGTATGGTGGGGTTTTTCGTGTTGGAGAAACTGGTCATTTGGCGTCACAGCCATGATGCTGAGGGTCAAGTAGATGACCGGGCCGCATCGTTAATTCTGATTGGCGATGCCTTTCACAACTTTGTGGATGGAGCGCTGATTGCAGCTGCATTTTTGACATCCATGCCCTTGGGAATCACCACAGCATTGGCAGTGATTGCCCACGAGATACCCCAGGAGGTTGGCGACTTTGCCATTCTCCTCGACAGCGGCTACAGCCGAGGAAAGGCGTTGCTGATGAATGGACTCTCCTCCATCACCACCCTGCCTGGTGCATTGATCGCCTATTACTGGCTGGCCGAGATACGCGAAGCAACACCCTATATTCTGGCGATTGCAGCGGCCAGCTTTATCTATATTGCGACTGCTGATCTCATTCCCATGCTGCATAGGCAGGTAAACACTGTGGCTGCGCTGCGTCAGTTATTACTGCTACTGGCAGGGATTGCTACGATTGCCTGGTTTCATTTTGGATAA
- the feoB gene encoding Fe(2+) transporter permease subunit FeoB — MCINLGDMKQGDRGRVVGFRKNFLPYQKKLLAMGLTPGTEFELVRRVRGTDLSLRRGEVAGLKIERIKNEAPRSKPTLEQKSEYTIAVIGNPNCGKTTVFNGLTGARQHVGNWAGVTVEQKIGFYRYENKAIKVVDLPGIYALDVNETATALDEKIARDYILSQQADLIINIVDTSHLEHNLYLTIQLLEMELPILVVLNNMDDATGQGITIDSDELARNLGCPLVSLIATQVNDISALKARINQLAEKKTLSTFSIDYPLEVKAALDKLSPLVEQKLANRFGDSHWFAGKLLERDGFALSHADAVLTETAEKLRGEIEEKAAEDADIVIVDSRYGFISFLVQKTLTRQSGQARSLSDKIDNVVLHRFLAIPIFLGVMYLMFTFTIKLGRVFKPFFNDLAQAFFVDGLGDFLGLMNSPQWLITLIASGVGNGIREVAAFIPILGFLYLFISVLEESGYMARATFAMDRFMRVLGLPGKAFVPMILGFGCNVPAMLATRTLERPRDRLLSLVLNPFMTCGARLVVFTLFAAAFFPDNGGIVVFVLYMIGIVAALLTAFLLKHSFQKEESSLVMMEIPSYHIPKLKNVLINSWTRLKAFMVRVGKIIITMVVILNLLSSLGTDGSYQANNIEHSVLSAAGRALTPTLAPLGIREDNWPATVALFTGILHKAVVISTLKTIYSESPAAKAALQAQEFNLYGAVKRAFMTIPMGLKKMIGIGVTQPTSQNTFIAELHTHFEGQVGAFAYLLFILLYFPCIATLAAAYRESSLRWSVFMVFWSTGLAYLTATLFYQLSTYSQHPRTSMAWLTMIALIIIAVVLIFRYWGGQHQASMSNNAIKPSTKD; from the coding sequence ATGTGTATCAATTTAGGTGACATGAAACAGGGTGATCGGGGACGCGTGGTAGGTTTCCGGAAAAACTTTTTGCCTTATCAAAAGAAACTGCTGGCTATGGGTTTAACGCCCGGCACTGAATTTGAACTGGTGCGCAGAGTGCGTGGCACCGATCTTAGTCTGCGCCGGGGTGAGGTGGCTGGATTGAAAATTGAGCGCATTAAAAACGAAGCACCCCGTTCAAAGCCAACACTGGAACAAAAGTCGGAATACACCATCGCTGTCATCGGCAATCCCAACTGCGGTAAAACCACTGTTTTCAATGGTCTGACCGGTGCCCGTCAACATGTTGGCAATTGGGCGGGGGTCACTGTCGAACAAAAAATCGGTTTTTACCGTTACGAAAATAAAGCCATCAAAGTCGTCGATTTACCCGGCATCTATGCGCTGGACGTGAACGAGACGGCTACTGCTTTGGATGAAAAAATCGCCAGGGATTACATCCTTTCCCAGCAGGCCGACCTGATCATAAATATCGTCGACACCTCCCATCTCGAACATAACCTGTACCTGACGATACAACTGCTGGAAATGGAACTGCCGATACTGGTGGTTTTGAATAACATGGACGATGCCACAGGCCAAGGTATCACAATCGATAGTGATGAATTGGCCCGCAACCTGGGTTGTCCCCTGGTTTCGTTGATCGCAACACAGGTAAATGACATCAGCGCCTTGAAAGCGAGGATTAACCAGTTAGCCGAAAAGAAAACGCTGTCGACTTTTTCTATCGACTATCCGCTGGAGGTCAAAGCTGCGCTGGATAAGCTCTCGCCATTAGTTGAACAAAAATTAGCCAACCGGTTTGGCGATTCGCACTGGTTTGCAGGCAAATTGCTGGAACGGGACGGTTTCGCGCTAAGCCATGCCGATGCTGTGCTGACTGAAACAGCGGAAAAACTGCGCGGCGAGATTGAAGAAAAAGCCGCCGAAGATGCGGATATCGTGATTGTTGACAGCCGCTACGGATTTATCAGCTTTCTGGTACAAAAGACACTAACCCGACAATCCGGGCAGGCTCGGAGTCTGTCGGATAAAATCGACAACGTGGTTTTACATCGTTTTTTAGCCATTCCGATCTTCCTCGGGGTGATGTATTTGATGTTCACCTTCACCATTAAACTCGGTCGGGTCTTCAAGCCGTTTTTTAACGATCTGGCGCAGGCATTTTTTGTGGACGGGTTGGGCGATTTTTTAGGACTGATGAACAGCCCGCAATGGCTGATAACGCTGATTGCCTCGGGTGTTGGTAACGGCATTCGGGAGGTGGCTGCGTTTATCCCGATTCTGGGATTTCTGTATCTGTTTATTTCGGTACTTGAAGAATCCGGCTATATGGCCAGAGCGACTTTTGCAATGGATCGTTTCATGCGGGTATTGGGACTGCCCGGCAAAGCCTTTGTACCAATGATCCTGGGCTTTGGCTGTAACGTCCCGGCCATGCTGGCGACCCGCACACTGGAGCGTCCGCGTGATCGGCTCTTGAGTCTGGTGTTGAATCCCTTCATGACTTGCGGTGCTCGCTTGGTGGTATTTACCCTGTTTGCCGCCGCCTTTTTTCCCGATAACGGCGGGATAGTGGTGTTTGTACTTTATATGATAGGGATTGTGGCTGCATTGCTGACGGCGTTCCTGCTGAAACACAGTTTTCAGAAAGAGGAATCCTCTCTGGTGATGATGGAAATCCCCAGCTATCACATCCCGAAGCTGAAAAATGTGTTGATTAACAGCTGGACTCGTCTCAAGGCGTTTATGGTGCGGGTCGGTAAAATCATTATTACCATGGTGGTGATCTTGAACCTGCTCAGTTCGTTGGGAACAGACGGCTCATATCAAGCGAATAATATTGAACATTCAGTGCTCAGTGCGGCTGGGCGTGCATTGACGCCGACGCTGGCGCCACTGGGTATCAGAGAAGATAATTGGCCTGCAACCGTTGCGTTATTTACCGGCATTCTGCATAAAGCCGTCGTGATCAGCACGCTGAAAACCATCTACTCGGAAAGTCCCGCCGCTAAAGCAGCTCTTCAAGCGCAAGAATTTAATCTTTATGGTGCGGTCAAACGGGCTTTTATGACAATCCCCATGGGGCTGAAAAAAATGATCGGGATTGGTGTAACGCAACCGACTAGCCAAAATACATTTATTGCCGAATTGCATACTCATTTTGAAGGACAAGTAGGCGCTTTTGCCTATTTGCTGTTTATTTTGCTTTATTTTCCCTGTATTGCCACCTTGGCGGCTGCTTATAGAGAATCCAGCCTGCGCTGGTCGGTATTCATGGTGTTCTGGTCCACCGGTCTAGCCTATCTGACTGCAACGCTGTTTTATCAATTATCGACCTATAGCCAGCATCCGCGAACCTCAATGGCATGGCTGACAATGATTGCGTTAATCATAATCGCTGTGGTGCTGATATTTCGTTATTGGGGCGGACAGCATCAAGCTTCTATGTCCAACAACGCCATTAAACCTTCAACCAAGGACTAA
- a CDS encoding histidine phosphatase family protein, translating into MNIPQSNTLNDKAILNNDEIRLHLYLIRHGETEWAVSGRHTGSSDIPLTTNGENEARELGRHIRDIDFTQVLCSPLQRAQQTCELVGLNRAAEIEPDLAEWAFGDYEGLRLAEILKIHPGWNVLADGCPNGEMPAQILQRTDRLIARLRKLKGNVALFSHGKFGGILAARWIGLPITESSHFPLGTASVSMLGYDHHHPEVSVIDLWNVVGHQSLETLSFQTLT; encoded by the coding sequence GTGAACATACCACAATCTAACACCCTAAATGACAAAGCTATATTGAACAATGACGAGATCCGTTTGCACCTTTACCTGATTCGTCATGGCGAAACCGAGTGGGCGGTCTCCGGTCGTCACACAGGCAGTTCGGATATTCCGTTAACCACAAATGGCGAGAATGAAGCCCGTGAACTAGGTAGGCACATCCGCGACATTGATTTTACCCAGGTGTTGTGCAGTCCGCTGCAGCGTGCCCAGCAAACCTGTGAGCTGGTCGGGCTGAATCGAGCTGCGGAAATCGAGCCGGATTTGGCGGAATGGGCTTTTGGTGATTATGAAGGGTTGCGTTTGGCTGAGATTCTGAAAATACACCCAGGCTGGAACGTACTGGCAGACGGTTGCCCAAACGGTGAAATGCCTGCACAAATTTTACAGCGTACTGATCGGCTGATTGCGCGTCTGCGCAAATTAAAGGGCAATGTTGCTTTGTTTTCACATGGCAAGTTCGGCGGCATTCTGGCGGCGCGCTGGATCGGATTACCGATCACTGAATCCAGTCATTTCCCGTTGGGAACCGCATCGGTCAGCATGCTGGGCTACGACCATCACCACCCCGAGGTGTCAGTGATCGATTTATGGAATGTGGTCGGACATCAATCATTGGAGACTTTAAGTTTTCAAACACTCACATGA
- a CDS encoding cytochrome c peroxidase gives MKIKFILLSLLVIILFFPISNLMGLQGENEVIAVITNTSDSFTKVSLILQNKCVDCHAPGMLRKPFYAELPIAKPLMEKDMQQGSARLSLSKTLFSGEEVFTPLMLARLEHVVRNGSMPPTQYLSMHWTDSLSADEKQILLAWIAEERAKLPWSVDAAPAFKGEPLPTLPLAVDLDLDKVALGNKLFHERLLSGDDTLNCASCHDLTRGGTDQAKVSTGIRGQQGPINSPTVYNAMYNIAQFWDGRAKDLQEQAAGPVANPLEMGAQWDEVVEKLKQVSEYQAAFEKIYPQQGLNKATVTDAIAVFEQSLVTGNSRIDQYLRGNTTILTKDELEGYELFKTNCASCHAGPALGGLSYEKMGVKRNYFTQRGSVQTAVDNGRFNVTHQEADRYLFKVPVLRNIELTYPYFHDGSVLSLADAVRIMGEVQLDKTFTNEEIAKMVAFLGTLTGEYKGKPLAHLTAADIQ, from the coding sequence ATGAAGATTAAATTTATTCTACTGTCACTTTTGGTCATCATTTTATTTTTCCCCATTTCCAATCTGATGGGGTTACAGGGCGAAAACGAAGTGATTGCCGTAATTACGAACACTTCCGACAGTTTTACCAAGGTGTCGCTGATTCTGCAGAACAAGTGCGTGGATTGCCATGCGCCCGGCATGCTCAGAAAGCCTTTTTACGCCGAGCTTCCTATCGCCAAGCCCTTGATGGAAAAAGATATGCAACAGGGCAGTGCCAGACTTAGCTTGTCGAAAACGCTATTTAGCGGCGAAGAAGTCTTTACACCTTTGATGCTTGCCAGGCTGGAGCATGTGGTTCGTAACGGCAGTATGCCGCCGACGCAATATTTGTCGATGCACTGGACCGATAGTTTGAGTGCCGATGAAAAGCAAATCTTGCTCGCCTGGATCGCAGAAGAACGGGCCAAATTGCCTTGGAGTGTAGACGCTGCGCCCGCCTTCAAAGGTGAACCGTTACCAACATTGCCGCTGGCGGTCGATCTGGATCTAGATAAAGTGGCATTGGGTAACAAACTGTTCCATGAACGTCTGCTGTCCGGCGATGACACGTTAAACTGCGCATCCTGTCATGACTTGACTCGTGGCGGCACCGACCAGGCTAAGGTCTCCACGGGTATTCGCGGCCAACAGGGGCCGATCAATTCACCGACTGTCTACAATGCCATGTACAACATCGCTCAATTTTGGGATGGTCGCGCCAAGGACTTGCAGGAGCAAGCCGCCGGCCCGGTTGCCAATCCCTTAGAAATGGGGGCGCAATGGGATGAAGTCGTCGAAAAACTTAAACAGGTTAGCGAATATCAAGCGGCCTTTGAAAAAATATATCCGCAACAAGGGCTTAACAAAGCCACAGTCACCGATGCGATTGCGGTTTTTGAACAATCGCTAGTCACCGGCAATTCCCGCATTGATCAATATCTGCGTGGCAATACGACTATTCTGACCAAAGACGAATTAGAAGGCTACGAGCTATTCAAAACCAACTGTGCATCCTGTCACGCTGGGCCTGCGTTGGGAGGATTGTCCTACGAAAAAATGGGCGTCAAGCGAAATTATTTTACTCAGCGCGGTAGCGTACAGACAGCAGTGGACAATGGTCGGTTTAATGTCACTCATCAGGAGGCAGACCGTTATTTGTTTAAAGTACCCGTGTTGCGCAATATCGAACTGACTTACCCCTATTTCCATGATGGTTCGGTGCTTAGTCTTGCCGATGCAGTCCGGATTATGGGCGAAGTCCAACTCGACAAAACTTTTACCAACGAGGAAATTGCCAAAATGGTGGCATTTTTAGGCACTTTGACGGGTGAATACAAAGGCAAACCGCTTGCTCATTTGACGGCTGCAGACATCCAATAA
- the gpmA gene encoding 2,3-diphosphoglycerate-dependent phosphoglycerate mutase produces MFKLVLIRHGQSVWNLENRFTGWTDVDLSDQGRAEARAAGKLLCELGYEFDLAFTSVLKRAIRTLNRIQEEMDLDWIPVIRAWQLNERHYGALQGLNKAEMIDKFGEAQIKIWRRSYAILPPALALNDQRHPKLDRRYADLTPEQLPVAESLKLTLERVLPYWHSVLEPTILSGKRVLISAHGNSIRALIKYLDNLSDTEITELNIPTGVPLVYELDDNLRVIQHYYLGGSEVIAKAAVAHQGNAKTY; encoded by the coding sequence ATGTTTAAACTGGTTCTGATTCGTCATGGACAAAGTGTCTGGAATCTTGAAAACCGCTTCACGGGTTGGACTGATGTGGACTTGTCCGATCAGGGGCGTGCCGAAGCCCGTGCCGCCGGTAAACTTTTATGCGAGTTAGGCTATGAATTTGACCTGGCTTTTACATCGGTATTAAAACGCGCTATCCGCACCCTTAACCGCATTCAGGAAGAAATGGATCTGGACTGGATTCCGGTTATTCGCGCCTGGCAGTTGAATGAACGTCATTATGGCGCCTTACAAGGACTCAACAAGGCTGAGATGATTGACAAGTTTGGCGAAGCTCAGATCAAGATCTGGCGCCGCTCATACGCGATATTGCCTCCTGCGCTGGCATTGAATGATCAGCGACATCCCAAACTTGACCGTCGTTATGCCGATCTGACTCCGGAACAATTGCCCGTAGCCGAGTCGCTGAAGCTCACCCTGGAACGCGTGTTACCTTATTGGCATTCGGTGCTGGAACCCACCATCCTATCGGGCAAGCGCGTGCTGATCTCCGCCCACGGCAACAGTATCCGTGCGCTAATCAAATACCTTGATAATCTTTCCGATACCGAGATAACTGAGCTCAACATCCCCACGGGTGTTCCGCTGGTTTACGAACTGGATGACAATCTCAGGGTGATTCAGCATTACTACTTGGGCGGCTCAGAAGTCATCGCCAAAGCAGCAGTTGCCCATCAAGGAAATGCCAAAACCTATTAG
- a CDS encoding NifB/NifX family molybdenum-iron cluster-binding protein encodes MKIAVASQNRKEITGHTGMCRKFWIYSIENDAIAGKDMLELTKDQSFHETSPLEPSPLDHVQVLIAGGMGTGLARRLQRKNIQALITKQTSPDQAVEDFLNGTLKTEALEPHEHGHEHGHHHHD; translated from the coding sequence ATGAAAATTGCCGTCGCCAGTCAAAATCGAAAAGAAATTACCGGCCACACCGGTATGTGTAGGAAGTTCTGGATTTATTCCATCGAGAACGACGCGATCGCCGGAAAAGACATGCTGGAATTGACCAAGGATCAGTCGTTCCACGAGACATCACCCTTGGAGCCGTCGCCCTTGGATCACGTGCAGGTGCTCATTGCCGGCGGCATGGGTACCGGCTTGGCCAGACGCTTACAACGGAAAAACATTCAGGCCTTGATCACCAAGCAAACCAGTCCAGATCAAGCCGTCGAGGATTTTTTAAACGGTACGCTGAAAACCGAAGCGCTTGAACCACACGAGCACGGGCATGAACATGGACATCATCACCATGATTAA
- a CDS encoding helix-turn-helix domain-containing protein encodes MQSHRGDVKQVAAAMGLTPRAVYGKLKKYGILSGQFK; translated from the coding sequence ATGCAAAGCCATCGCGGCGACGTCAAACAAGTTGCTGCCGCCATGGGACTGACGCCTAGAGCGGTATATGGCAAGCTGAAAAAATACGGCATCCTCTCCGGCCAGTTTAAATAA
- a CDS encoding c-type cytochrome, whose product MKISTKCRAISLALIGVMLIGLCNHAQADKLDLGKREYDSACAVCHGLTGKGDDGPLKSLLTRPVPNLTVLAKSNKGVFPFDKVFQIIDGRQEVAAHGPRNMPVWGNAFNNQTSLYFDNYPQQDSESAARSRILALTEYLYRLQN is encoded by the coding sequence ATGAAGATTTCTACAAAATGTCGAGCTATCTCATTAGCTCTCATTGGCGTCATGCTGATCGGTTTGTGCAATCATGCACAGGCGGATAAGCTGGATCTTGGCAAAAGGGAATACGATTCCGCCTGCGCCGTTTGCCATGGGCTGACAGGCAAGGGCGACGATGGTCCGTTAAAATCTCTGCTAACCCGTCCGGTTCCCAACCTGACGGTATTGGCCAAGAGTAATAAAGGCGTATTCCCATTCGACAAAGTCTTCCAAATCATAGATGGCCGCCAGGAAGTTGCAGCTCATGGGCCACGTAACATGCCCGTCTGGGGCAACGCCTTTAACAACCAGACTTCATTGTATTTCGATAATTATCCACAACAGGACAGCGAGTCGGCCGCTCGTAGTCGCATTCTGGCATTGACGGAATACCTGTATCGACTGCAAAACTAA
- a CDS encoding heavy metal translocating P-type ATPase — MPYKTYFDKIDAQLLKISPARDIMLLRVIAAVIPVVCFALDAFYDMPVLYWLGIPFYLICLALYLEALLKTILLMHKVSAELLIVLVMIVTLLDGEPLSGAMVAWFIGLGLYISFTIIRKNREKIEALIQDSKKTAQVLRGDQIHEIPLLEVQKQDVIIVAKGAMITVDGLISDGESSIDEAFVTGEPFPVFKQRGDAVISGTLNLTAPLKVVAEKNGNEAFIAIMTREIEAGLQQKSSLQKRADLTVQMLILGVTAYAFLLLFMTGSLHLMATALAVVCPCAWALATPTAFAANIGRLARSNILARGGEPLENMQDIKTLILDKTGTVTKAVLEVSQVIALAMPEQDLLTLCASVESRFEHPIANTIVAYANGHGVSHLLNVTQVEDLPGRGIKARIGADTVLIGSQETLQQLDIELPPLDYTGRAIWVAVNREVKGVIVIRDIIRAEMQGLVTAIHECGIETVLLATGDNEESEAKRVAEYIGADGYFYNFKPDDKTALVKKMQLQGKVAMVGDGVNDAPALAAANVGIAIGGHKNVSLAVMSADIVILGDDAKDLITILRLSRKMGGIIKQNYTWAMGFNAIGLTLATLGVLNPILAALFHHLSSVFVVVNASRLYFTGIENSPIGPLFQKMDEITCRKPMSPAEPLLINSENAAETVVEQQP; from the coding sequence ATGCCTTATAAAACTTATTTCGACAAAATTGATGCCCAACTGCTGAAAATCAGCCCTGCTCGCGACATTATGTTGTTGCGCGTGATTGCCGCTGTCATTCCGGTGGTGTGTTTTGCTTTGGATGCCTTCTATGACATGCCGGTGCTTTATTGGCTGGGCATCCCTTTTTATCTGATCTGTCTGGCGCTTTATCTGGAAGCCTTGTTAAAAACCATCTTATTGATGCACAAGGTTTCAGCCGAATTGTTAATCGTCTTGGTGATGATCGTCACCCTGCTTGACGGGGAGCCGTTGAGCGGTGCGATGGTGGCTTGGTTTATCGGCTTGGGGTTGTATATCTCGTTTACGATTATTAGAAAAAACCGGGAAAAAATCGAAGCGCTCATCCAGGACAGCAAGAAAACCGCACAAGTCCTGCGCGGTGATCAAATCCATGAAATTCCGCTGCTGGAGGTGCAAAAGCAGGATGTGATCATTGTCGCCAAAGGCGCCATGATCACTGTCGACGGGCTTATCAGCGACGGTGAGTCGTCCATCGATGAAGCCTTTGTTACCGGCGAGCCGTTTCCAGTATTTAAGCAACGCGGCGATGCAGTGATTTCCGGTACATTGAATTTAACCGCGCCGCTCAAGGTGGTGGCGGAAAAAAACGGCAATGAAGCGTTTATTGCGATTATGACGCGGGAAATCGAAGCCGGTCTTCAGCAAAAATCCAGCTTACAGAAACGCGCCGATTTAACCGTGCAGATGCTCATCCTCGGCGTCACGGCTTATGCCTTTTTGCTGTTGTTTATGACTGGCAGTCTGCATCTGATGGCAACCGCGCTTGCCGTGGTGTGTCCGTGTGCCTGGGCCTTGGCAACGCCCACTGCCTTTGCCGCCAATATCGGGCGCTTGGCGCGTAGCAACATTTTGGCACGCGGCGGCGAGCCGTTGGAAAATATGCAGGATATTAAAACCCTGATTTTGGATAAAACCGGCACCGTCACCAAGGCCGTGCTGGAAGTCAGCCAGGTGATTGCCCTCGCCATGCCGGAGCAGGACTTGTTGACCTTATGCGCATCGGTTGAATCCCGTTTCGAACATCCCATTGCCAATACGATCGTCGCGTATGCCAACGGGCACGGTGTATCGCATTTGTTAAACGTAACCCAGGTTGAAGACTTGCCGGGCCGTGGCATAAAAGCTCGAATCGGCGCAGATACCGTATTGATCGGTAGTCAGGAAACCCTGCAGCAACTGGACATCGAACTACCGCCTTTAGATTACACCGGTCGGGCGATTTGGGTGGCTGTTAACCGCGAAGTTAAAGGTGTCATTGTTATTCGCGACATTATCCGTGCCGAAATGCAGGGTTTGGTTACCGCTATTCATGAATGTGGCATCGAAACGGTACTGCTGGCCACGGGTGACAATGAGGAAAGCGAAGCCAAGCGGGTGGCTGAATACATCGGTGCTGATGGTTATTTTTACAACTTCAAGCCGGATGACAAAACCGCATTAGTCAAGAAAATGCAATTGCAAGGCAAAGTTGCCATGGTGGGTGACGGCGTCAACGATGCTCCGGCTTTGGCTGCGGCTAATGTCGGCATTGCCATAGGCGGGCACAAGAATGTCAGTTTGGCGGTCATGTCGGCCGATATTGTGATTCTAGGCGACGACGCCAAGGACTTGATTACCATCCTGCGACTCAGCCGAAAAATGGGCGGCATTATCAAGCAAAATTATACCTGGGCAATGGGCTTTAATGCGATTGGGCTAACCCTGGCAACCCTCGGTGTGCTTAACCCTATCTTGGCCGCGCTATTTCATCATCTCAGTTCGGTCTTTGTCGTGGTCAATGCCAGCCGTCTGTATTTCACCGGCATTGAAAATTCTCCGATCGGGCCTTTGTTTCAGAAAATGGATGAAATTACCTGTCGAAAGCCTATGAGTCCGGCAGAGCCATTGCTGATCAATTCAGAAAATGCTGCCGAAACCGTTGTTGAACAACAGCCCTGA